GAAACTTGTCAATATCCAGATCGCGCGGGGTGTCATACTCGACGATCACCGTATGGCGCTGCTTGACCAACTCGACCACGGACGGTTGGGCTGGCGGCGGGGCCACAGTTTCACGACCGGCGTCCACACCGAGGATTCCGGCCGCACCTCCCCTTTCGGTGTCCCTGACGAGCACCTCGCCAATCGTTTCTCGTTCCACAACCGTTACGGGCGCCGCCGCAGCCGGATTTTGCCGCTTCACCCGCTGGCGGCCCGCCAACGAGCGGCTGATCGCCCGGATATGCTCAGGGGTGGTGCCGCAGCAGCCGCCTATCAGGCCGACGCCCTGCCGCCAGAGTTGAATCGCTGTTTCGCCAAAATAGTCGGCATTCGGCTTGAACGCATACTCGCCGTCGACGAACGCCGGCCGGCCCGCGTTCGGATAGGCGGACAGCGGCAGCCCGTCCGGCACCTCTGTTTTTTCCAGGGAGCGCAAGATCTCGATCGGCCCCAACCGGCAATTCAGGCCCACCATATCGGCTCCGGCCGCTTGCAACTGCAAAAACGCATGCGAAAGTTCGTGTCCGTCCCGCGTGCGGCCGACTTCCAGGAGCGCCAATTGAGTGATGACCGGTGTGCCGGAAGCCAGCGTTAACGGCCGGATCACATCCAGCGCCAACAACAATTCCTCCAGATCGTAGAAGGTTTCCAGCATGATGCCGTCGACACCCTCGTGCAGCAACGCCGCTGCCTGCTCTTCAAACACGTCCCGGTATTCTTCCAGCCGCTTGCTCCTGACCCTCCCCGCCAAAATGGAACCGATGCTGCCGATCACAAACGCATCGCACCCCGATTGCTCGACAGCTTGCCGGGCGATTCGCACCGCTTCCCGGTTGATGCGGGTTGTCTGCTTCTCCAGCCCGTATCGCGCCAAAGCCTCCCGATTGGCGGCGAACGAGTTGGTCTCGATCACCCGGGCGCCAGCATCCAGGTATGCCCGATGCATCTGCCTCACCCATTCCGGATTGGACAGGCACAACTCTTCCGCCGAAGAGCCCGCCGTATACCCTTGTTGGTAAAAAAGCGTCGCGATCGCTCCGTCCCCGACCAACACATCGGACCGCAACCGCGCTTTCAATTGCTGCCGCCGATTCATCCTTATTACCGCCTTTCCTCGTTCCCGATTAAAAGAAGATCCTCTTCTTGGCAACAAGAAGAGGATCGATTACAAACGGAACATGCTCAAGCTTCCTCTCTTATCTGCCAAAACGCATTTTCTGCGAGCGTTTTGCTGGAATTGGCACCTTGTACCGCGTACAGCACGCGATACCGGTTGCCGAGGTTTCACAGGGCCAGTCCCTCCACCTCTCTCGATAAGAGCCACGCTATACGGTTGTTATGCTTGTTAATCATAGCAGCAAAAAGGGAGATTGTCAATCATTTCTGACAGTCTGCGGGCCCGATCTTCCTTCAAACCGCTGTTTGAGCGCTTGCAGCATCGCTTCCCCATTTTGCCGGAGCTTCACTTTTGCTACCGGATTGAGCAGAGCGGACAGCATCGGTACGCCGAATTCAAAATCGACCGTCAACGTCACCCGCGTCTG
This genomic stretch from Effusibacillus pohliae DSM 22757 harbors:
- a CDS encoding bifunctional homocysteine S-methyltransferase/methylenetetrahydrofolate reductase: MNRRQQLKARLRSDVLVGDGAIATLFYQQGYTAGSSAEELCLSNPEWVRQMHRAYLDAGARVIETNSFAANREALARYGLEKQTTRINREAVRIARQAVEQSGCDAFVIGSIGSILAGRVRSKRLEEYRDVFEEQAAALLHEGVDGIMLETFYDLEELLLALDVIRPLTLASGTPVITQLALLEVGRTRDGHELSHAFLQLQAAGADMVGLNCRLGPIEILRSLEKTEVPDGLPLSAYPNAGRPAFVDGEYAFKPNADYFGETAIQLWRQGVGLIGGCCGTTPEHIRAISRSLAGRQRVKRQNPAAAAPVTVVERETIGEVLVRDTERGGAAGILGVDAGRETVAPPPAQPSVVELVKQRHTVIVEYDTPRDLDIDKFLRGSIALRQAGADAITMADNSLATARMSNMALGAIIKRELGIEPIAHVACRDRNLIGQQSHLMGLHALGINQILVITGDPARVGDLPGASSVFDVSSFELIRMVKQLNEGVAFSGRPMKHRAQFVVGAAFNPHVRRLDTAVARLERKVEAGADFIMTQPIYDVDTLQAIYEATRHIPVPIFIGIMPLTGPRNAEFLHNEVPGIKIAQSTLERIKRFEGVRARQEGVQIAKELVAEAVKYFKGLYLITPFHYYEMTVELTQYVHQVTEASRSVVG